The sequence below is a genomic window from Paenibacillus silvisoli.
GGCTCTTGCATGACAGCAATAGCGGACCCGGTAGAAGCCGTGACGGTCGTCGGTGCAGGACGGGCAAAAAATAATATCCGCCCCCTTCGCTCTAGCCATCCGTACGATCTCGGGAAACTCGATGTCATAGCAGGTCAGCATGGCGATCGTGCCGAACTCCGTATCGAAGACGCGGAGGGAATCGCCATGCGACATATTCCATTCCTCCCGCTCCGTCGGCGTCATATGCAGCTTCGCTTGCCGCTCCACGCGGCCGTCCGGATAGAACAGATGCGCCGCATTGTTCAGCTTGCCGTCGCCGACGGAAATAACATGCGTACCGCCGATAATATATACGCCGTATTCGGCTGCGAGCGATTTGAACAAGCCGATATACTGCTCCGTGAAATCGGGTAGCCGGTCGATCGGAAGCGGCCTACCTTCTTCGTCGCCGATCGAAAGCAGCTGCGTCGTGAAAAACTCCGGAAACAAAACAAACTGAACGCCGTATTCGGATGCGTTCCGGACATAATGCTGGACCTGATCCGCGAACTGCTCGAAGCGCTCGATATCCGCCAGCTTGTACTGGACGGCGCAAACGCGTAATTTACTCATTTTTTCCCCACTCCCATAACATTCGTTATTTGCGCTGCGGCAGCGCAATCGATATCGTCGTGCCCTGCTCCGGCTTGCTGAAGACGTCGATTTGACCCTCATGCAGCTCGACGATCCGTTTCGCGATGGATAGACCTAAGCCGGCGCCGCCGGTCGAACGGCTTCTCGCCCCGTCGACACGGTAAAACCGTTCGAACAGATGCGGGATTTCCTCCTCGGGAATGCCCATCCCTTTATCGGAGACCGAAATGCGGATTACGCCTTTCGTGGCGCTGAGCGTAATATCGATCGGGTCTTTGCTGTATTTAATGGCATTATCGAGCAGAATGACCATCAGCTGCCGGATTTTGTCCTTGTCGCCGATCATGCGGATGTCCTGTTTGCCTGTATGTACGCGAATCATGCGCTGAAACGTCATGTGCAGCATATCCGCCGTTTCGTCCGCGAGCTGAACCAGATTGAAGTTCTCCAGGTTGAGCCAGTCCTCCTGCTCCGCCTGCGCCAGCTGCAGCATCGACTTCGTCAAATTTTGCAAACGT
It includes:
- a CDS encoding carbon-nitrogen hydrolase family protein, which encodes MSKLRVCAVQYKLADIERFEQFADQVQHYVRNASEYGVQFVLFPEFFTTQLLSIGDEEGRPLPIDRLPDFTEQYIGLFKSLAAEYGVYIIGGTHVISVGDGKLNNAAHLFYPDGRVERQAKLHMTPTEREEWNMSHGDSLRVFDTEFGTIAMLTCYDIEFPEIVRMARAKGADIIFCPSCTDDRHGFYRVRYCCHARAVENQVYIVTTGTVGSLRKVDFMRANYGQAAVISPNDIPFPPAGIMTEGVINDDMLVVADINVELLHDVRAAGSVTTWRDRRTDLYSDWS